One part of the Apus apus isolate bApuApu2 chromosome 11, bApuApu2.pri.cur, whole genome shotgun sequence genome encodes these proteins:
- the SLC22A31 gene encoding putative solute carrier family 22 member 31 → MAAAAGGGSRPRGCRAAGAWAPCAALALGWALGWALGAAPPHRCRPDAALLPPPLRQLGGAALLRVAVPRLRGGWSPCQLYRYRPPATGSPPRPNGTGPCTRGWHYALPAAGLRSNLVTQWDLVCASRWKVPLEQTTHLLGWTLGSVTAGLACDRFGRRPAFVVSLVLAVPLGLGVALALNFVMVLVTRLLFGSALAGAFLSLYVARLELCDPPHRLGVTMVAGFFWIAGELLLPGLAVLCRDWRVLQGAVTMILALLAACWWCPALLLESPRWLLATWQLEKARKTLQALAESSGPGSHDGSCHQESLLAELESLAEGSLQPQYHTVCEIYGTRVIWKNGVILGFAAFIGSGIRHCFTRNLSPHLPSFFSSYLVLVSTEAAACLFVCLTAERFGRRAILLLCTILTGISSLLLLALTQYLLDLIVLILSVVGVTASHAVTMLSIFFASEVLPTVVRGAGLGLVVGASFVGKAAAPITAIPNSRGFFLHHVVFASFAILAVLSIMLLPESQGRRLPQSLQDGESQRRPPLFHRPPREDHLPLLTPHGIPHDYSRLATSTKRMLNSPAPPCET, encoded by the exons atggcggcggcggcggggggcgggtcGCGTCCGCGGGGCTGTCGGGCGGCGGGGGCGTGGGCGCCGTGCGCGGCGCTGGCGCTGGGGTGGGCGCTGGGGTGGGCACTGGGGGCCGCCCCCCCCCACCGCTGCCGCCCCGACGCCGCgctcctgccgccgccgctccgcCAGCTCGGGGGGGCCGCGCTGCTCCGCGTCGCCGTCCCCCGCCTCCGCGGCGGCTGGAGCCCCTGCCAGCTCTACCGCTACCGCCCCCCCGCCACCGGCAGCCCCCCCCGGCCCAACGGCACCGGGCCCTGCACCCGAGGCTGGCACTAcgccctgcccgccgccggCCTCCGCTCCAACCTCGTCACCCAG TGGGACCTGGTGTGCGCCTCGCGCTGGAAGGTGCCCCTGGAGCAGACCACCCACTTGCTGGGCTGGACCCTGGGCAGTGTCACCGCGGGCCTGGCCTGCGACAG GTTCGGCCGCCGGCCCGCCTTCGTGGTGTCCCTGGTGCTGGCGGTGCCGCTGGGGCTCGGTGTGGCGCTGGCCCTGAACTTCGTCATGGTCCTTGTCACACGGCTGCTCTTCGGCTCGGCGCTGGCTGGCgccttcctctccctctacGTGGCAA ggctggagctgtgcGACCCCCCGCACCGGCTGGGGGTGACGATGGTGGCCGGCTTCTTCTGGATCGccggggagctgctgctgccgggGCTGGCCGTGCTGTGCCGGGACTGGCGGGTGCTGCAGGGGGCTGTCACCATgatcctggctctgctggctgcctgctggtG GTGCCCGGCGCTGCTGCTGGAGTCTCCACGCTGGCTGCTGGCCAcctggcagctggagaaggCCAGGAAGACCCTGCAGGCACTGGCTGAAAGCAGTGGCCCCGGCTCCCACGATGGCTCCTGCCACCAGGAAAGCCTCCTTGCAG AGCTGGAGTCCCTGGCTGAagggtccctgcagccccagtaCCACACTGTCTGTGAGATCTACGGCACCAGGGTCATCTGGAAGAACGGAGTCATCCTTGGCTTTGCAGC GTTCATCGGCTCCGGCATCCGCCACTGTTTCACCCGCAACCTGTCCCCCCACCTGCCCAGTTTCTTCTCCTCCTACTTGGTGCTGGTCAGCActgaggcagctgcctgcctctTTGTCTGCCTGACGGCTGAGCGCTTCGGGCGCCGCGccatcctcctgctctgcaccatCCTCACCGGcatctcctccctcctgctgctggccctcACCCAGT ACCTGCTGGATCTCATTGTCCTGATCCTGTCTGTGGTGGGCGTCACTGCCTCCCATGCTGTCACCATGCTCAGCATCTTCTTTGCCAGCGAGGTCCTTCCCACTGTGGTCAG GGGCGCCGGGCTGGGCCTCGTGGTGGGGGCCAGCTTCGTGGGCAAGGCAGCGGCCCCCATCACCGCCATCCCCAACAGCCGTGGCTTCTTCCTGCACCACGTTGTCTTCGCCTCCTTCGCCATCCTGGCTGTCCTCAGCATCATGCTGCTGCCCGAGAGCCAGGGCCGCCGCCTGCCCCAGTCCCTACAGGATGGCGAGAGCCAGCGCCGGCCTCCCCTCTTCCACCGGCCCCCCCGCGAAGACCACCTGCCCCTGCTCACCCCCCATGGCATCCCCCATGACTACTCCCGCCTTGCCACCTCCACCAAGAGGATGCTGaactccccagcccctccctgtGAGACATAG
- the CDH15 gene encoding cadherin-15: MGPSLLFACLLAPLCARGASPGQRGATAPGSPQAWRQHEGPRRVKRAWVIPPISVSENHKRIPHLLVQIKSDKQQPGGVIYSIKGPGVDEEPLGIFSIDKFTGKVFLNTMLDREENDRFRLKAFALDLGGLTLEDPTDLEIIVVDQNDNRPLFRQDVFTGHVVEGAEPGTCMMTVEATDADDPDTDNAVVRYSILEQGSAGMFSINATTGEICTARPGLDRETVGVYNLTVQAADMSGDGLTTTATAVIYLEDINDNAPEFTKEEFSMEVEEQAAGVDVGKVFVHDKDLAGSPNWLAKFTILEGDPEGAFAIRTDPYTNDGVLSTAKPLDHEVRDHFELTVSVQNEGPLEPMAPTSPRALATVWVRVRDVNEAPIFRENPRRVSVLEGTPPGTPITTYTANDPDTHQLQTLTYALLYDPADWLQLDPHTGTVRTKRELLHPSAFLQGGSYIALLLARDDAEPPLSATGTLSIEILEVNDHPPLLQPPAGMVCGRPGRGGNLLLGATDDDRPPHGAPFHFQLSPQHPQLARNWSITRFNVTHAVLAVLVELPEGPYSLPLLLRDSGTPPQERQQLLNISVCHCGRDGTCDDGVLAAATAGAGITFGALMIILGSTILLLVLAGLGAARARGRRRALRKGLLQRSRDDMRDNILNYDEQGGGEEDQDAYDINQLRHPEFFPPRAKPPLRRDAPLSSASPPAPRKLPSSPSDIEDFINEGLEAADSDPSVPPYDTALIYDYEGSGSVASPLSSIVSSLTDEDQDYDYLSEWGPRFRRLADLYGQ; this comes from the exons ATGGGCCCCTCGCTCCTCTTCGCCTGCCTGCTCGCCCCCCTCTGCGCTCGG GGTGCCAGCCCAGGCCAGAGGGGTgccacagccccaggcagcccccaggCCTGGCGGCAGCACGAAGGTCCACGGCGGGTGAAGAGGGCCTGGGTGATCCCCCCCATCAGCGTCTCAGAGAACCACAAGCGCATCCCTCACCTCCTGGTGCAG ATCAAGTCGGacaagcagcagcctgggggggTGATCTACAGCATCAAGGGCCCGGGGGTGGATGAGGAGCCTCTGGGCATCTTCTCCATTGACAAATTCACCGGGAAGGTCTTCCTTAACACCATGCTGGACCGGGAGGAGAACGACCGCTTCCGG CTAAAAGCCTTCGCGCTGGACCTGGGTGGTTTGACACTGGAGGATCCCACTGACCTGGAGATCATTGTGGTGGACCAGAATGACAACCGGCCACTCTTCCGGCAGGATGTCTTCACAGGGCATGTGGTGGAGGGGGCTGAGCCAG ggaccTGCATGATGACTGTGGAGGCCACTGATGCCGACGATCCTGACACAGACAACGCGGTGGTGCGGTATTCCATCCtggagcagggctctgctggcatGTTCAGCATCAATGCCACCACCGGCGAGATCTGCACTGCACGGCCTGGCCTTGACCGTGAG ACCGTGGGGGTGTACAACCTGACGGTGCAGGCAGCTGACATGTCTGGGGACGGGCTCACCACCACCGCCACGGCCGTCATCTACCTGGAGGACATCAATGACAATGCTCCTGAGTTCACCAAGGAGGAG TTCTCCATGGAGGTGGAGGAGCAAGCAGCAGGCGTGGACGTGGGCAAGGTCTTTGTGCATGACAAGGACCTGGCTGGCTCGCCCAACTGGTTAGCCAAGTTCACCATCCTGGAGGGTGACCCCGAGGGTGCCTTCGCCATCCGCACAGACCCCTACACCAATGATGGTGTGCTCTCCACAGCCAAG CCACTGGACCACGAGGTGCGGGACCACTTTGAGCTGACAGTGTCGGTGCAGAATGAGGGGCCACTGGAGCCCATGGCTCCCACCAGCCCCCGGGCTCTGGCCACTGTGTGGGTGCGTGTGCGGGATGTGAACGAAGCCCCCATCTTCCGTGAGAACCCGCGGCGGGTCAGCGTGCTGGAAGGAACCCCCCCGGGCACCCCCATCACCACCTACACTGCCAATGACCCCGACACCCACCAGCTCCAGACCCTCAC CTACGCGCTCCTCTATGACCCGGCAGACTGGCTGCAGCTGGACCCCCACACCGGCACCGTCCGCACCAAGCGGGAGCTGCTGCACCCGTCTGCCTTCCTGCAGGGCGGCTCGTACATCGCCCTGCTCCTCGCCCGGGACGACG CCGAGCCCCCGCTCTCGGCCACCGGCACCCTCTCCATCGAGATCCTGGAAGTGAACGACCACCcgcccctgctgcagcctccgGCCGGGATGGTCTGTGGGCGGCCGGGCCGCGGGGGGAACCTGCTCCTGGGGGCCACGGATGACGACCGCCCCCCCCACGGCGCCCCCTTCCActtccagctcagcccccagcacccccagctcgCCCGCAACTGGAGCATCACCCGCTTCAATG TGACCCACgcagtgctggctgtgctggtggagctgcccGAGGGGCCCTACTCGCTCCCGCTGCTGCTCCGGGACTCGGGGACGCCCCCGCAGGAgcggcagcagctgctgaacatCTCGGTGTGCCACTGCGGCCGGGATGGCACCTGCGATGATGGTGTCCTGGCCGCTGCCACCGCCGGGGCTGGCATCACCTTTGGGGCTCTCATGATCATCCTCGGCAGCACCATCCTTCTCCTGG TgctggcggggctgggggctgcgcgggcgcggggccgccggCGGGCCCTGCGCAAGGGGCTGCTGCAGCGCTCGCGGGACGACATGCGGGACAACATCCTCAACTACGACGAGCAGGGCGGGGGAGAAGAGGACCAG GATGCCTACGACATCAACCAGCTCCGGCACCCCGAGTTCTTCCCGCCCCGGGCCAAGCCGCCGCTGCGCAGGGACGCCCCGCTCAGCTCCGccagccccccggccccccgcaagctgcccagcagcccctccGACATCGAGGACTTCATCAACGAG GGGCTGGAGGCGGCAGACAGTGACCCCAGCGTGCCCCCCTACGACACGGCCCTCATCTACGACTACGAGGGCTCGGGCTCTGTCGCCAGCCCCCTCAGCTCCATCGTCTCCAGCCTGACGGACGAGGACCAGGACTACGACTACCTGAGCGAGTGGGGGCCGCGCTTCCGGCGCCTGGCGGACCTCTACGGACAGTGA